The window AGAGGATCTTCATGAAGTTCTTCTCCCTCAGCTCCCGGGCCACCGGGCCGAAGATGCGGGTGCCGATCGGCTCCCCGTCGTTGTTGATCAGCACCGCGGCGTTCTCGTCGAAGCGGATGCAGGTGCCGTCGGAGCGCTTCTGGCACTTGCTCATCCGGACGATTACCGCGCGCACGACCTGCCCCTTCTTGACGTTGCCCTCGGGGACGGCCTCCTTCACGGAGGCGGTGATGACGTCGCCGATACGGCCGATCAGGTTCACCGAGCGGCCGCGCGGATGGATGCAGCTGATGCGGCGGGCGCCCGAGTTGTCCGCCACCTCCAGCATGGTGCGCATCTGTATCAAAGCCGTGCCCTCCTCAGGACCGCGCTCAAGCCGGTTGCGACACGATGGAGCGGACGCTCCAGCGCTTGCGCGCGCTGCGGGGACGGTCCTCGACGATCACCACCCGGTCCCCCATCTTGGCCTTGCCCTTCTCGTCGTGCGCCATGAAGCGCGCCGACCGCCGGGTGATCTTCCCGTAACGGGGATCCCGGACTAGGCGCTCCACCAGCACCGTCACCGTCTTGGTCATCTTGTCGCTCACCACCACGCCTTCCAGGGTCTGCCGCCGTCCGCGGGACGGCGCCGCGGAGGCCTCGGTCTGGATCGTCGCGCCTTCCTGGCTCATGCCTTGCCCGCCTTCTCCCGCAGGATCGTCTTCACTCGCGCCAGGTCACGGCGCACGCCGCGGATGCGCAGCGGGCTCTCCGCCTGGCCGGTCGACTTCTGAAAGTTCAGCTTGAAGATCTGGGTGGTGAGGTCTTCCTCGTCCTTGCGCAGCTCCTCCACCGATTTCTCGCGCAGCGCCGACGCCTTCAACGCTTTCATCGCCTAGAACCCCCGGTGCACGAACGTCGACTTAAGCGGAATCTTGTGGGAGGCGAGGCGCATCGCTTCCTTCGCCACGTCCTCGGGGACCCCTTCCATCTCGAAGATCACCTTGCCCGGACGCACCACGGCGACCCATCCCTCGGGAGCGCCCTTCCCCTTGCCCATGCGGGTCTCGGCCGGCTTCTTGGTGATCGGCTTGTCGGGGAAGATGCGGACCCAGATCTTGCCGCCGCGCTTCACGAAGCGGGTCATGGCGACGCGCCCCGCCTCGATCTGCTTGTCGGTGATCCAGCCGCACTCCATGATCTTGAGCCCGTAGTCGCCGAAGCTCACCTTGCTGCCGCGCTGCGCCTTGCCGCGGCGCCGGCCGCGCATCTGCTTGCGGTATTTGACCTTCTTCGGCATCAGCATGTCAGAGGCCCATCCGTCCGGCGCCCGCTCCGGCGGGGGAATCGGCGGCGGGGCGCGTGCGCACCTCGCCGCGGTAGATCCAGACCTTCACGCCGATGGCGCCGTAGGTGGTGCGCGCCTCGGCGAATCCGTAGTCGATGTCGGCGCGCAGGGTGTGCAGCGGCAGCTGCCCTTCCAGGTACCATTCGGTGCGCGCGATCTCGGCGCCACCCAGACGGCCCGAGGTGCGGATGCGCACCCCCTTGGCGCCGAAGCGCAGCGCCGACTCGATCGCCTTCTTCATGGCCCGCCGGAAGGCGACGCGCCGCTCGATCTGCAGCGCCACCGACTCGGCCACCAGCTGCGCCACGATCTCGGGCTTGTGGATCTCGACGATGTTGATGAAGATCTCGCGCTTGGTCTTCTTGGCCAGCTCGTCGCGCAGCTTGTCGACTTCGGCGCCGCGCCGGCCGATGACGATGCCGGGGCGCGACGTGTGCAGGCTGATCTTCAGCTTGTTGGCGGCTCGCTCGATCTCGATGCTGGCCACGCCGGCGTGCGACAGGCGCTTCTTCAGCTCGTCCCGCAGCGCCAGATCCTCCAGGAGGAGGTCGGAGTAGCGTTTTTCGTCGAACCAGCGCGACTGCCACGTCCGTGTCACCCCGATCCGGAAGCCGTAGGGGTGTACTTTCTGACCCACGCGCTACCTCCCCGCCCCGGCTGTCGCCGGCTTCTTTTTCTGCTTCTCGTCCAGTTCGATCGTGATGTGGCAGGTCCGGCGGATGATCCGGAAGGCCCGGCCCATCGGAGCGGGACGGATCCGCTTCTGGGACGGACCGCCGTCCACGGTGGCACGGCTGACAAAGAGCCGGTCCACGTCCACGTCCTCTTTCACCACCCGGGCATTGGCCAGCGCCGAGGCGACCACCTTGCCGACATCCTTGGCCGTGCCTTTGCGCAGCGAATTCAGAGTGGCCAGCGCCTCCCCGACACCGCGCCCCCGGATCAGGTCCACCACCAGGCGCGTCTTCTGCGCCGAGCTGCCCAGGTACTTCATCTTCGCCCGCGAGACCATGCCGCGCTCCTAGGACGCCGTGGTGGTGCCGCCCGCCGGCGGCGCCGGAGCCCCGCCTCCCGACGCCTCGGCGGCGGCGGCACGGGCGTGCCCGCGGAAGATCCGGGTGGGCGAGAACTCGCCCAGCCGGTGGCCCACCATGTTTTCGGTGATATAGACGGGGATGAATTTCTTGCCGTTGTGAACCGCCAGGGTGTGGCCCACCATTTCCGGCAGGATGGTGCTGCGGCGGGACCAGGTCTTGAGCACCTTGCGGTCGTTGCGGCGGTTCATCTCCTCGATCTTCTTCTTCAGCGAGGCCTCCACGTAGGGGCCCTTCTTGATCGATCGGCTCATGGGCTACTTTCTCCGGCGCACGATGTACTTCTGCGTGCGCTTGTTTTTGCGCGTCTTCTTCTCGCGCACCCCCCACGGGGTGCAGGGGTGACGGCCGCCGGAGGTCTTCCCTTCGCCGCCTCCCAGCGGATGATCGATCGGGTTCATCGCCACGCCGCGAACCGTCGGCCTCCATCCCAGCCAGCGGTTCCGCCCCGCCTTGCCGATCGAGATGTTCTCGTGCTCCAGGTTGCCCACCTGGCCGATGGTGGCCCGGCACTCGACGTTGACCTTGCGGACCTCCCCCGAGGGGAGCTTCACCTGGGCAAACTTTCCTTCCTTCGCCATCAGCTGCGCCCCGGTGCCGGCGCTGCGGGCCATCTGGCCTCCGCGCCCCAGCCGCAGCTCGATGTTGTGGATGGTCGTCCCCAGCGGAATGCCTTTCAGCGGCAGGCAGTTGCCCGGCATGATGTCGACGTCGGCGCCCGAATGGATCATCACGCCCACCTTCAGGCCGACCGGCGCCAGGATGTAGCGTTTCTCCCCGTCGGCATAATGGATGCGGGCGATGCGCGCCGACCGGTTGGGGTCGTACTCGATGGCCGCCACCTTGCCCGGCACGCCGTCCTTGTCGCGGCGGAAATCCAGAATGCGATAGCGCCGCTTGTGACCGCCTCCGCGATGGCGCACCGCCAGCCGCCCGAGGTTGTTGCGCCCGCCGGTGCGGTTGTGCTTGTCCAGAAGGTTCTTGAGCGGGCGGTCCTCGGTGATCTCCTCGAAGGTGTAGCCGGTGCGGAAGCGCCGCGCCGGGGAGGTCGGGTTGTACGATTTGGTCGGCATCTCTTTTCTCCTACACGCCCTCGAAGTACTCGATCATCTTCTCGCCGGCGCGCAGCTTGACGTAGGCCTTCTTCCAGTCGGGTCGGCGGCCCAGGTTGCGCCCGACGCGCTTCGCCTTGCCGTGCATCTGCGCGGTGCGCACCGTCTCGACCTTCACCGAGAACAGCGCCTCGATCGCCTTGCGGATCTGGATCTTGCTGGCATCGCGCGCCACCTTGAAGCACAGGAGCCGCTCGTTATCTTTCAAGCGGGTCGACTTCTCGGTCACGAGCGGCGCCAGGATGATCTGGTAAGCGGGTCGGTTCATGGCGCCAGGATCTCCGTCAGGGCCTGCGCCGCGGACGGCGTCAGCACCAGGTTGTCGCAATGCAGCAGGTCGATGATGCTGACTCCCGTGGCGCGCCGCACCCCCACGCGTCTGAGATTTCGAGCCGCCAGCTCCAGGTTCTTTCCGACCTCGGAATCCAGGAACAGCACCTTGCCGGGCAGCTCGAGCGTGTCCAGGACCTGCAGCATCTCCTTGGTCCTGGGCGAGGCGAGCTCGAGGCTCTCCACGACGCGCACCCGGTTGCCCCGCAGCTTGCTGGAGAGCACCGAGCGCAGGGCGTTCTTGCGCATCGCCTTGGGGATCGAGCTCTTGTAGTCGTGCGGATGGGGGCCGAACACCGTGCCGCCGTGCCGCCAGATCGAGCTGCGGATCGAGCCGACGCGCGCCCGGCCCGTTTTCTTCTGCTTCCACAGCTTGCGTCCGCTTCCCGAGACCTCGGCGCGCGTCTTGGTCTGGCGCGTGCCGGAGCGTCCGGCGGAGAGGTAGTCGTTCGCCGTCTCGTAGATAAGGTGGCGCTTGAGCGGATAGCCGAACACCGACTCCTCCAGCGCCAGCTCGCCGACCTTCTCGTTCTTCAGATTCACGACCTTGAGGGCATCCATCGGTCCCGCCTCACTTCTTCCCGGCCGGCTTGGCCTTGACCGCCGTCTTGGCCCCCTTCTTGGGGGGTGGAGCCGCCTGCACCTGCTTGATCTTGCGGGGCGCCGGCGAGCGGCGGATGATCAGGTAGCCTCCATCGGCCCCCGGCACCGCGCCGCGCACCACCAGCAGGTTGTTTTCCGCGTCCAGCCGCACGATCTGCAGATTCTTCACGGTCACGCGCGCCGCGCCCATGTGGCCCGCCCCCCGCATGCCCTTGAACGTCCTCGACGGAAACGCCGAGGCGCCGACCGAACCCGGGGCCCGGTGGAACATGGAGCCGTGGGTGGCCGCGCCGCCGCGGAAGTGGTGCCGCTTCATGACTCCCTGGAACCCCTTCCCCTTGCTGGTGCCGATCACGTCGACGTTCTCGTCCACCTTGAAGACCTGATCGGCGGTGATCTTGTCGCCGACGTTGACCGCCGCGTCTCCGAGGACCTTGAACTCCTTGATGCGCCGGGTCGGATCCGCCTTCGACTTCTTCAGATGGCCCAGCAGCGCCTTGCTCAGCTTGCGCTCCGCGGTCGGCTCGACGTAGCCCACCTGCACCGCCTCGTAGCCGTCGCTCTGCTTGTCTTTCTTCTGGATGACCACGCAGGGCCCCGCCTTGAGGACCGTGACCGGGATCACGCCCCCTTCCGCGGAGAACACCTGGGTCATCCCGAGCTTCACGCCGATCATCCCGTTGATCATCCGCGCTCCCTATTTCCCCAGCGCCTTGATCTCGACCTCGACGCCCGCCGGCAGATCCAGCTTCATGAGCGCGTCGACTGTCTGAGGCGTGGGCTCCAGGATGTCGATCAGCCGCCGGTGCGTCCGGATCTCGAACTGCTCGCGCGACTTCTTGTCCACGTGCGGCGAGCGCAGCACCGTCCAGCGGTTCATGCCGGTGGGCAGCGGGATGGGACCCGCGACGCGCGCCCCGGTCCGCCGCGCCGTGGAGACGATCTCCGTGGTGGATTGGTCCAGGATCCGGTGATCATAAGCCTTCAGCCGGATCCGGATCTTCTCGTTCAGCATTCTCGCTCCCGCCTTCTCAGGCCTGGATGTCGGTGACGGTGCCGGCGCCCACGGTGCGCCCGCCTTCGCGGATGGCGAAGCGCAGCCCCTTGTCCATCGCAATCGGGGTGATCAGCTCGATCGACAGCGACACGTTGTCGCCCGGCATCACCATCTCCACCCCTTCCGGCAGCGTC is drawn from Candidatus Polarisedimenticolia bacterium and contains these coding sequences:
- the rpsJ gene encoding 30S ribosomal protein S10 produces the protein MLNEKIRIRLKAYDHRILDQSTTEIVSTARRTGARVAGPIPLPTGMNRWTVLRSPHVDKKSREQFEIRTHRRLIDILEPTPQTVDALMKLDLPAGVEVEIKALGK
- the rplD gene encoding 50S ribosomal protein L4, translated to MDALKVVNLKNEKVGELALEESVFGYPLKRHLIYETANDYLSAGRSGTRQTKTRAEVSGSGRKLWKQKKTGRARVGSIRSSIWRHGGTVFGPHPHDYKSSIPKAMRKNALRSVLSSKLRGNRVRVVESLELASPRTKEMLQVLDTLELPGKVLFLDSEVGKNLELAARNLRRVGVRRATGVSIIDLLHCDNLVLTPSAAQALTEILAP
- the rpsQ gene encoding 30S ribosomal protein S17 gives rise to the protein MSQEGATIQTEASAAPSRGRRQTLEGVVVSDKMTKTVTVLVERLVRDPRYGKITRRSARFMAHDEKGKAKMGDRVVIVEDRPRSARKRWSVRSIVSQPA
- the rpsC gene encoding 30S ribosomal protein S3 — translated: MGQKVHPYGFRIGVTRTWQSRWFDEKRYSDLLLEDLALRDELKKRLSHAGVASIEIERAANKLKISLHTSRPGIVIGRRGAEVDKLRDELAKKTKREIFINIVEIHKPEIVAQLVAESVALQIERRVAFRRAMKKAIESALRFGAKGVRIRTSGRLGGAEIARTEWYLEGQLPLHTLRADIDYGFAEARTTYGAIGVKVWIYRGEVRTRPAADSPAGAGAGRMGL
- the rplV gene encoding 50S ribosomal protein L22; this translates as MVSRAKMKYLGSSAQKTRLVVDLIRGRGVGEALATLNSLRKGTAKDVGKVVASALANARVVKEDVDVDRLFVSRATVDGGPSQKRIRPAPMGRAFRIIRRTCHITIELDEKQKKKPATAGAGR
- the rplC gene encoding 50S ribosomal protein L3; protein product: MINGMIGVKLGMTQVFSAEGGVIPVTVLKAGPCVVIQKKDKQSDGYEAVQVGYVEPTAERKLSKALLGHLKKSKADPTRRIKEFKVLGDAAVNVGDKITADQVFKVDENVDVIGTSKGKGFQGVMKRHHFRGGAATHGSMFHRAPGSVGASAFPSRTFKGMRGAGHMGAARVTVKNLQIVRLDAENNLLVVRGAVPGADGGYLIIRRSPAPRKIKQVQAAPPPKKGAKTAVKAKPAGKK
- the rplB gene encoding 50S ribosomal protein L2, with the protein product MPTKSYNPTSPARRFRTGYTFEEITEDRPLKNLLDKHNRTGGRNNLGRLAVRHRGGGHKRRYRILDFRRDKDGVPGKVAAIEYDPNRSARIARIHYADGEKRYILAPVGLKVGVMIHSGADVDIMPGNCLPLKGIPLGTTIHNIELRLGRGGQMARSAGTGAQLMAKEGKFAQVKLPSGEVRKVNVECRATIGQVGNLEHENISIGKAGRNRWLGWRPTVRGVAMNPIDHPLGGGEGKTSGGRHPCTPWGVREKKTRKNKRTQKYIVRRRK
- the tuf gene encoding elongation factor Tu (EF-Tu; promotes GTP-dependent binding of aminoacyl-tRNA to the A-site of ribosomes during protein biosynthesis; when the tRNA anticodon matches the mRNA codon, GTP hydrolysis results; the inactive EF-Tu-GDP leaves the ribosome and release of GDP is promoted by elongation factor Ts; many prokaryotes have two copies of the gene encoding EF-Tu), which translates into the protein TLPEGVEMVMPGDNVSLSIELITPIAMDKGLRFAIREGGRTVGAGTVTDIQA
- a CDS encoding 50S ribosomal protein L23 translates to MNRPAYQIILAPLVTEKSTRLKDNERLLCFKVARDASKIQIRKAIEALFSVKVETVRTAQMHGKAKRVGRNLGRRPDWKKAYVKLRAGEKMIEYFEGV
- the rpsS gene encoding 30S ribosomal protein S19 yields the protein MSRSIKKGPYVEASLKKKIEEMNRRNDRKVLKTWSRRSTILPEMVGHTLAVHNGKKFIPVYITENMVGHRLGEFSPTRIFRGHARAAAAEASGGGAPAPPAGGTTTAS
- the rplP gene encoding 50S ribosomal protein L16 — translated: MLMPKKVKYRKQMRGRRRGKAQRGSKVSFGDYGLKIMECGWITDKQIEAGRVAMTRFVKRGGKIWVRIFPDKPITKKPAETRMGKGKGAPEGWVAVVRPGKVIFEMEGVPEDVAKEAMRLASHKIPLKSTFVHRGF
- the rplN gene encoding 50S ribosomal protein L14, whose protein sequence is MIQMRTMLEVADNSGARRISCIHPRGRSVNLIGRIGDVITASVKEAVPEGNVKKGQVVRAVIVRMSKCQKRSDGTCIRFDENAAVLINNDGEPIGTRIFGPVARELREKNFMKILSLAPEVL
- the rpmC gene encoding 50S ribosomal protein L29 encodes the protein MKASALREKSVEELRKDEEDLTTQIFKLNFQKSTGQAESPLRIRGVRRDLARVKTILREKAGKA